The stretch of DNA GTCCTTGTCGCTGTTGCCGTGGCTCGTGTCCACCATGAGCCGCGCGGGGAGCTTCGCGTCGCGGAGCGCGGCGAGCGCCTTCTGCACGTGGATCGCGTCGTAGTTCGGGCCGTCCGCGCCGCCGCGTAAGATCACGTGGCAGTCGGGGTTGCCGCGTGTCGAGACGATGCCGGCGAGCCCCTGCTCGGTGACGCCGAGGAAGCGGTGGTGGTGCGCGGCGGCGCGCACGGCGTCGATCGCGATCTGCACGCCGCCGTCGGTGCCGTTCTTGAAGCCGACCGGCATCGAGAGGCCCGAGGCGAGCTCGCGGTGGACCTGGCTCTCCGTCGTGCGCGCGCCGATCGCGCCCCACGCGACGAGGTCCGAGGTGAACTGCGGCGTGATCGGGTCGAGGAACTCGCAGCCCGACGGGAGGCCCAGCTCGACGAGGTCGAGCAGCAGCCGTCGCGCCAGCCGGAGCCCCTCGTTGATCGCGAAGGAGCCGTCGAGGTGCGGGTCGTTGATGAGCCCCTTCCACCCGACGGTGGTCCGCGGCTTCTCGAAGTAGACGCGCATGACGATGCGGAGGTCCTCCGCCAGCTCGTCGGCCAGCGCCTCGAGGCGCCGGGCGTACTCGAGTGCCGCCACGGGGTCGTGAATCGAGCAGGGGCCGACGACGACGATGAGCCGGTCGTCCTCGCCGGCCAGGATCCGCGCGACCTCCCTGCGGGCGCGGCTCACGATCTGCGAGCCCCGGTTGCTGAGCGGCAGCTCCTCGAGGAGGATCGCCGGCGGCAGCAGCGGCCGGATCGACTCGACGTGGAGGTCCCGCGTTTTCATCGGACGCCTATTGTACTAAACCGTATGATGGGGTCATGATCACCAAATTCGCCACGGTCTACGCCGGCCACGTGGACCTGCCCGACATGGGGCAGGGGGCCACGCCGGCCAACGAGCGGCGCTTCCCGAACGAGCACCTGGCGACGGTCTTCGAGAAGACCGATGCCGTCGCGCGGACGATGGACGAGCTCGGCTATCACGCGATCTGGCTCGCCGAGCACCACTTCCAGCACGAGGGCTACGAGTGCCTGCCGAACATCCTGATGACGGCGGTGCACCTGGCCCACGTGACACCGCGGATCCGCATCGGCTGCGCGTTCAACATCGCCCCCATGTGGCACCCGCTGCGCCTCGCCGAGGACTTCGCCACCGCCGACATCCTCACGCGCGGCCGGGTGATCTTCGGCGTCGGCCGCGGCTACCACACGCGCGAGGTCGAGACCTTCGGCGCGCCGATGCTCGACGCCGAGGCCAACCGCGAGCTGTTCGAGGAGCAGGTGGAGATCGTCCTCAAGGCGTTCAGCGCGGAATCGTTCTCGCACCACGGCAAGCACTACACGCTGCCCCCGGCCGTCCCGTACCGCGGCTACGAGCTGCGCGAGCTCACGCTGGTCCCACGCCCCGTCCACCGGCCCGTGGAGTGCTGGCAGCCCATCGTGAGCGCGAGCCCGCGCGGGCTCGACTTCATGGTGCGCCACGGCATCAAGGGCGTCATCGGCGGCGGCGCGGCGACCATGGCCGAGGGCCCGCTCCACGCCTACCGCGAGGCCGCGGCCCGCGCCGGGCGGAGCCTCGCCCTCGGCGAGGACCTCTGCCTCGGCATCTTCTTCCACCTCGCCGAGACGCGCGAGAAGGCCGTCCGCGAGATCACGCCCTTCTACGAGGAGCACGTGAAGATGTTCGCGCCGCTCGGCTTCGTGCCCGGCATCACGCGCGCGCAGGTGGACGCGGCCGCCCGTCGCGGCGGCTGGGGTGTCGCCGGCGTGCCGAGCGTGGAGCACTACATGAAGACCGGCGCGTGGTTCGCGGGCCCGCCCGAGGAGCTGGTCGCCTACCTGAAGGACCTCGAGTCGCGCTTCCCCGGCCTGCAGCACGTCAACATGAGCATCAGCATGGGTACGCCGAAGGCCGTCATGCTCGAGCAGCTGCGCTGGTTCGCCAAGGAGGTCATGCCCAGGTTCACGGGGGCGTGACGC from Candidatus Methylomirabilota bacterium encodes:
- a CDS encoding 3-deoxy-7-phosphoheptulonate synthase, encoding MKTRDLHVESIRPLLPPAILLEELPLSNRGSQIVSRARREVARILAGEDDRLIVVVGPCSIHDPVAALEYARRLEALADELAEDLRIVMRVYFEKPRTTVGWKGLINDPHLDGSFAINEGLRLARRLLLDLVELGLPSGCEFLDPITPQFTSDLVAWGAIGARTTESQVHRELASGLSMPVGFKNGTDGGVQIAIDAVRAAAHHHRFLGVTEQGLAGIVSTRGNPDCHVILRGGADGPNYDAIHVQKALAALRDAKLPARLMVDTSHGNSDKD
- a CDS encoding LLM class flavin-dependent oxidoreductase, which encodes MITKFATVYAGHVDLPDMGQGATPANERRFPNEHLATVFEKTDAVARTMDELGYHAIWLAEHHFQHEGYECLPNILMTAVHLAHVTPRIRIGCAFNIAPMWHPLRLAEDFATADILTRGRVIFGVGRGYHTREVETFGAPMLDAEANRELFEEQVEIVLKAFSAESFSHHGKHYTLPPAVPYRGYELRELTLVPRPVHRPVECWQPIVSASPRGLDFMVRHGIKGVIGGGAATMAEGPLHAYREAAARAGRSLALGEDLCLGIFFHLAETREKAVREITPFYEEHVKMFAPLGFVPGITRAQVDAAARRGGWGVAGVPSVEHYMKTGAWFAGPPEELVAYLKDLESRFPGLQHVNMSISMGTPKAVMLEQLRWFAKEVMPRFTGA